A genomic window from Planctomycetaceae bacterium includes:
- a CDS encoding response regulator transcription factor: MALKKKQDKTAEKKTLVFIVDDHPVVRDGLAVIINHEQDLNVCGQAEDACQALKDITELKPDIVIADISLKNSNGLELTKSIKAEYPKISVIVLSIHDESVYAERALLAGAKAYLMKDAVSENIIRAIRTVLNGEIFVSDNILKKFLHKIAGDKSDTAKTSIDNLSDRELEIFRMIGEGLKASLIATQLHLSIKTIETYRTRIKEKLGINNAPELLRYSIRWAKSQDKD, encoded by the coding sequence ATGGCATTAAAGAAAAAACAAGATAAAACGGCTGAAAAGAAAACGCTGGTTTTTATCGTCGATGACCACCCTGTGGTACGAGATGGACTTGCCGTGATTATCAATCATGAACAAGACCTGAATGTATGCGGTCAGGCAGAAGATGCTTGTCAGGCACTGAAAGATATTACTGAATTGAAACCAGATATCGTTATTGCCGACATTTCCCTGAAGAATTCAAATGGTCTTGAACTGACCAAGAGTATTAAGGCAGAATACCCGAAAATATCTGTCATAGTCCTTTCCATTCATGATGAATCCGTGTATGCCGAGCGAGCACTTTTAGCAGGTGCAAAAGCCTATTTGATGAAAGATGCTGTCTCTGAAAATATTATCAGGGCAATTCGCACGGTTCTAAACGGCGAGATATTTGTCAGCGATAATATTTTAAAGAAGTTTCTCCATAAAATCGCAGGCGACAAATCTGATACAGCAAAAACATCAATAGATAATCTTAGCGACCGTGAATTAGAAATTTTTCGCATGATTGGTGAAGGTTTAAAGGCTTCACTGATAGCAACACAACTTCATTTAAGTATAAAAACAATCGAGACTTACCGCACACGCATTAAAGAAAAATTGGGCATCAACAATGCCCCCGAACTACTCCGGTATTCAATAAGATGGGCAAAAAGTCAGGATAAAGATTAA
- a CDS encoding PAS domain S-box protein codes for MSSLTKKLKNITTKLEHARKMLDVSEDKYCQLVENIDCIILRVDKNGKIIFLNVFAQKFFGYTENELLGKNIIGKIIPRKDSSGRNHTQLIEDIKQKPELYATYENENVCKNGRLVWVYWANKLIYDEQNNITEILCIGHDITERKHIENELRLLAAVVHNSNDAITVQDLEGNIITWNLGAERIYGYSKAEAMTMNISRLTPGHKQDEMRLLTERVLNGESVELFETHRTTKNNVILNISLTATLLRDEMGKPFAVTTTERDFTERRRLEKEILDITERERELIGQEMHDGMGQVLTGIAIKCKGLALKLKGISSEEMKNALLISKLANKAIVQTRDIARMLYPVDIETGGLVSALKTLASTVGKTMDVVCRFKCGHSVSVKNLVEAKQIYRIVQEAITNAVRHGNATNIVINLRLTKKGIVLSIENDGLDFPKLSPNRKGVGLKIMKYRTDLIGGSLDIRKRNKGGTIVKCIFPNKA; via the coding sequence GTGAGTAGTCTAACGAAAAAATTAAAAAATATAACCACAAAGCTTGAGCATGCCAGGAAGATGCTCGATGTTAGCGAGGATAAATACTGCCAGCTTGTAGAGAATATCGACTGTATTATTCTGCGTGTGGACAAAAATGGAAAAATAATTTTCCTCAATGTGTTCGCTCAAAAGTTCTTTGGCTATACTGAAAATGAACTCCTTGGCAAAAACATAATAGGAAAAATAATACCCAGGAAAGACAGCTCCGGCCGAAACCATACACAGTTAATCGAAGATATCAAACAAAAGCCTGAACTTTATGCTACTTATGAGAATGAGAATGTTTGCAAAAACGGCCGTCTGGTATGGGTTTACTGGGCAAACAAGTTAATTTACGATGAACAGAACAATATTACTGAAATCCTTTGTATCGGCCACGACATAACTGAACGCAAACACATAGAAAACGAGTTGAGACTATTGGCCGCAGTGGTACACAACTCAAACGATGCGATTACAGTACAGGATTTGGAAGGCAATATCATTACCTGGAACCTCGGCGCAGAGCGTATATATGGATACAGCAAAGCTGAAGCGATGACGATGAATATTAGCAGGTTAACCCCCGGCCATAAGCAGGACGAAATGAGGTTGCTGACCGAGAGAGTGTTGAATGGAGAAAGCGTCGAATTATTTGAAACACATCGCACAACAAAAAATAATGTTATATTGAATATCTCCCTTACAGCAACTTTGTTAAGGGATGAAATGGGGAAACCATTTGCCGTTACAACAACTGAAAGAGATTTTACGGAACGCAGACGACTGGAAAAAGAAATCCTCGACATAACTGAAAGAGAAAGAGAACTGATAGGCCAGGAAATGCACGATGGTATGGGGCAGGTACTTACCGGCATTGCTATTAAGTGCAAAGGATTGGCACTGAAACTTAAGGGTATATCTTCTGAAGAAATGAAAAATGCCTTATTAATATCAAAACTTGCAAACAAGGCAATAGTACAGACACGAGACATCGCCAGAATGCTTTATCCCGTTGATATTGAAACAGGCGGTTTGGTCTCTGCATTAAAAACACTGGCATCCACCGTAGGAAAAACTATGGACGTTGTCTGCCGGTTCAAGTGCGGACACTCTGTCTCTGTTAAGAATCTTGTTGAGGCAAAGCAAATTTATCGGATTGTTCAGGAAGCGATTACCAATGCAGTCAGACATGGCAACGCAACTAATATTGTAATAAATCTTCGTTTGACAAAAAAAGGAATTGTTCTGTCAATTGAAAATGACGGGCTGGATTTCCCGAAGTTATCTCCAAATAGAAAAGGGGTTGGATTAAAAATTATGAAATACCGCACCGACCTGATAGGCGGCTCGCTTGATATTCGTAAACGCAATAAGGGTGGAACAATTGTGAAATGTATTTTTCCGAACAAAGCATAG
- a CDS encoding DUF3494 domain-containing protein, whose amino-acid sequence MKKLTTIILLSVLTTAGLANVIVLGTAENFAVLGGSTVTNTGMTALVGNLGVSPGTAITGFYGTIENDGPGTFTGTSHQGDAVALQAQNDALNAYNFLAGQTADVTYSSGQDLSLVLTPGVYHITGSAGLTGTLTLDGMGNSNAIFIFQIDSTLITASASSVSLINGANADNVYFQVGSSATLGTGTSFAGTIIASASDTLNTGAGVNGRVIALNGAVTLDNNVITIPEPATICLLGLGVLSIIRRKK is encoded by the coding sequence ATGAAAAAATTGACTACAATTATTTTGTTGTCTGTACTGACAACAGCAGGCTTGGCTAATGTTATAGTGCTGGGCACGGCGGAGAACTTCGCGGTACTCGGCGGCTCTACGGTTACTAACACCGGCATGACTGCCCTCGTAGGTAACCTCGGTGTAAGTCCGGGAACGGCCATCACTGGTTTCTATGGTACGATTGAGAATGATGGTCCGGGGACATTTACGGGAACGTCGCATCAGGGTGATGCGGTTGCGCTTCAGGCGCAGAATGATGCCCTCAATGCGTACAATTTTCTGGCAGGGCAAACGGCCGATGTTACGTATTCGAGTGGTCAGGATTTGTCACTTGTTCTCACACCAGGTGTCTACCATATTACGGGATCGGCTGGGTTGACCGGAACGCTCACTCTTGACGGTATGGGCAACTCCAATGCGATATTTATCTTCCAGATAGATAGCACGCTCATTACCGCTTCTGCCTCGTCCGTGTCCCTAATCAATGGTGCCAACGCCGACAACGTTTATTTCCAGGTCGGCTCCTCGGCTACCCTCGGCACAGGCACAAGTTTTGCGGGGACAATCATCGCCTCTGCGAGCGACACACTTAACACTGGTGCCGGCGTGAATGGTCGGGTTATTGCCCTCAATGGAGCTGTGACGCTCGACAACAACGTAATCACAATTCCTGAACCAGCAACAATTTGTCTGCTTGGCTTAGGTGTTTTAAGCATTATTCGTAGGAAGAAATAA
- a CDS encoding lmo0937 family membrane protein: MLYTIAVVLLVLWLLGLVSSYTMGGFIHVLLVIAVVVVLIRIISGQKVV; encoded by the coding sequence ATGCTTTATACTATAGCTGTAGTTTTGCTTGTATTGTGGCTTCTGGGGTTGGTGAGTTCCTATACAATGGGCGGTTTCATTCATGTTCTTCTGGTAATTGCTGTTGTGGTTGTGTTGATTAGAATTATCAGCGGACAAAAAGTTGTGTGA
- a CDS encoding DUF3185 family protein: MNKTILLAILVGGIVLMVYGVSASKSFSSDISRFFTGSPTDKSIWMLIGGVVVIIIGLAGLLRGQIK, translated from the coding sequence ATGAATAAAACAATTTTGCTGGCAATACTTGTCGGGGGCATCGTTCTGATGGTTTACGGCGTTTCTGCGTCAAAGTCATTCAGTTCTGATATATCTCGCTTTTTCACCGGCTCACCTACCGATAAGTCGATATGGATGTTGATAGGCGGAGTTGTTGTAATCATCATCGGGCTGGCAGGTTTGTTGAGAGGCCAAATTAAATGA
- a CDS encoding DUF2934 domain-containing protein produces the protein MTRSKATQMSDMQKSHKAPHQGQVATAILTDEDISSRAYGIYVKNGCNEGQSEKNWL, from the coding sequence ATGACCAGGTCGAAAGCGACGCAAATGTCTGACATGCAAAAGTCGCACAAAGCTCCGCATCAAGGACAAGTCGCCACCGCCATTTTGACGGATGAAGATATTTCCAGTCGGGCATACGGAATTTACGTCAAGAATGGCTGCAATGAAGGCCAAAGTGAAAAGAACTGGCTGTAA
- a CDS encoding PTS lactose/cellobiose transporter subunit IIA, with product MEKKRTVSLFSIGLAAAAVIIVVTTLSLLPIRSVQAKEPNTPAMSKPMSGCTMGDMNKCMADCMKKCQANMENVSAAKTSIMAAIEAIDKGDTKTAKIEMEKADKLLANVHKCMKENMQQMPCCNVKCPIMGEPINAMKCPKELTRMYKGEKVGFCCAGCPEKWDKLTDTEKDAKLKDAMPSMK from the coding sequence ATGGAAAAGAAAAGAACAGTATCATTGTTTAGTATAGGGCTTGCCGCGGCCGCTGTGATAATAGTTGTTACGACTTTGTCGCTGCTTCCGATACGGTCGGTGCAGGCAAAAGAGCCTAATACTCCGGCAATGTCAAAACCGATGAGCGGATGCACAATGGGAGATATGAACAAGTGCATGGCTGATTGCATGAAAAAATGCCAGGCCAATATGGAAAACGTGTCCGCTGCAAAGACATCCATCATGGCTGCCATTGAGGCTATTGACAAAGGTGATACAAAGACAGCCAAAATTGAAATGGAAAAAGCTGACAAGCTTCTGGCAAATGTGCACAAGTGCATGAAAGAAAATATGCAGCAAATGCCTTGTTGCAATGTCAAATGTCCGATTATGGGAGAGCCAATCAATGCCATGAAATGCCCGAAGGAACTTACTCGAATGTACAAAGGCGAGAAAGTCGGTTTCTGCTGTGCAGGGTGTCCGGAAAAATGGGACAAATTGACAGACACGGAAAAAGATGCCAAACTCAAAGACGCTATGCCTTCAATGAAATAA